AAAATAACGAATAATTGATTTTCCGATTAAGTAGTGCCAGGTACGAATTCCTATTGATGGAAGGTTCcaattaattaataaaaattactTATAAACAGACAGTACTACATATACGATACAGTAGCGTCAATCGGTAGGGTTCTGAACCGGTAGGCAAAACTAAATGTAAGAACCGCTGTATTATCCCTTTCGATTCAATAAATTCGCTCCAaatacgacaattcgtccggtggggtgtgctgctgtcgtcatgatgatggttgacgagagcaatgtcaaaactcattcatggtttcaaaacattcggaacaaaatatttatttttaccgcttacttcacttatgtatgaaattcaatgagatccaatggtagagaattcatttatctacccaatggtatttttagaggcagcggagaatgtcccgaagcgtgttttattcaagcgcaaaaatcgctcaggcgaaagttccaatgaaactaacctcacatatcatggttttccaacctcaaactagtgctcctaccagccggatctcaatttttatgcacGGAGCTATTAATGGTCTGCAAAGAACATTTAATCGGATAGCCTCAGAATTTGACTTTGACACTCCCCGACGCACACTTCGCCGacgtttttcaagtttttttgcaAACGCCGCTGGTGATAGTTGAATGTTTTGTGTAGTATTGACTTGTGTTCACTTTAAGTTTAATTTGACCTTTTGTTAGTATTAAGACTAGAATTAAGTTGACATCATTGGGGCTGTTGATTGCCTGTTGATGtattaaagaataaagaataatacaaaaaaaaacaaacgtatacagaacatagagaatggatattcctgttttattttcctgatataagacggttcacagttaaacagttaggcggaaaaggtaggaatatccattctctatgttctacatacgtttgtttttagtattatcgcactactttcataaaaattgagatccggctggtaggagcactagtttgaggttggaaaaccaggatatgtgaggttagtttcattggaactttcgcctgcgcgatttttgcgcttgaataaaacacgtaTCGGAACATTCTCCGCTGCCTCTAAACATATCATTGGATAGTGAAATGAGTTTTCTACCATTGGATTTGATACAATTTCATACATTActtcacttaagcagtgaaaataaatatattcttccgaatgttttgaaaccatgcaTGGGTTTGACATTGCTTTCGgaaaccatcatcatgacgacagcagcacacctcagcggacgaattgtcgtcttGGGAGCGAATAACCAATGAGTTTTTTCCAGCTTTGAGCTGCGCCAAACCAACGCTGCTGAGAGATTTTTTCCTGCCCTAACATACCCAATTTCTTTGGACCAAATATTAAATTAACTTTAATTAACTTTTAACCTATTTCTTATCTGATCGGCttttggtacatcgaccctatataCCTAACTTGAACATTCTCATTCTGCAACGATTTCGCCAATCACAATCGAAATCCTTGCAAACGATCATTGATTGATAAACGCACGTGTGTGTGTGCGAGTAGTTCGTTTTGATTGTCAATGAGAGTACACGTACTACAATGTTATgtcgtttttctttatttgcacCGCCTGCACCGTTTTCCCACCGGTGTAGCAAAACTTGCACCCAAACCGTTCTTTTATTCCGCAGGTAGTACACCGTTTCTGCACTCGATCGTAAACGGTGCAGTAAATTCTACACCCTGATCGAGTTGGGTGTAGCAGGTACTGCACTCTTTTTACCAATACATGCATGATGCTTAGCTGTCAGTGATATTTGTGTTTTGATCGCTTTGGTAGGttttgttgttttcgctgtCGAGCAAGTGATATCGTTTTCAGTTTTCGGTCATTATTGAGTGCGTGGATAAAATGGATTTGATCAGGAATTTGATTGAATCATCTGATTCAGAAGGAGACGAGGAAATGTTCcttgcattttttcaaaataaacggtACCACAAGAAATGAAAAATCGCGCGCTGAAAATTTTATGAGTACGATTGATCGATACAATGATGAAGAGGTATGTTTTATTGGTATGCTTTTTAGCTTACATAACAAAAGCTTTGTTTTTTTAGTTTCGCAACAATTTCCGATTAACGAGGAGTACAGCAGAACTTCTTAtttgtaaatttgaaaattctgtATTTTACAAAGAAGCAGAAGGACGGGGCAGAAGTAGTCTATGTGCAAAAAAACAAATGCTTTCTTTTTTATGGTGAGTTTAATTAATTTATGTTTAATTATCAAACATAAAACTAATAACACATTGTTGTTTAGGTTCTGTGCAAATAAAAACTCCTATAGAGAGATTTGTAATTTGTTCGACATGTCGGagtcaacattttttcgacACACGGAATCTATCCTAGATTTCTTCCATGATATATCTAGGGAATACATAAAAATGCCCATGACTGATGCAGAAAAAGCGAACGTCGCGAACGAATTCGAAAAGGTATACGGATTTTTTATACAATAATGTTGTTGTTATTTATAAAcagttattaattttattttggataATGCATGAATGATGCCATTAAACCATCTTATTAACTCTTACAGCTCGCCGGATTTAAAAACGTTATCGGTTGCATCGATGGAAGTTATATTAATGTTCGAAAACCAGCAAACAAAATTCGCTCCACATATATCAATAGGCATGAATTGGTATCTCTAACACTGCAGGGTATATGTGATGCCGATAAAAGGTTCCTTGACGTCTTTTTGGGCCCACCTAGCAAAATTCATGATTCGAGAATTTTTAGCATGTCCCCGATAAGCCAAAAATTGCCAACGATATGCCAACAAAGTTATCATATCCTAGGAGACGCAGCTTATCCTATTCGTGAGCATCTATTAACTCCTTTTAGGGATTATGGTAACCTGTCAAATAGGCAAAAAAAGTATAACAAACGTCATTGTCAAACACGAgttaaaatagaaaattgttttcaattattgAAACAACGTTTTAGACAACTTATGCGTCTAGATTTTTTTactgttaaaaaaatgtgtaaatttaTAATGGCATGTTGTGTTCTACATAACATATGCATCGATCAAAACGACTTATTTTTAACAACCAACGAAGAAAACAATGAAGACGTAGATAATTCTCAAGACAATGTAAGAATAAATAATTATCAAGAATGTAATACAAGagacaatattttaaaaaggCTAGGAGAGATGAAAAGAAACACTATTGTAAACACTTTTACATAAATGACGAAAATAAAAAGCTAAATAGTTGAATAAGAGAAAATTGATTGTGTATTTTAAAATCTAGGCATCAAAGCATATTTGTCAGTTAAACATTAACATTATTCATTTATCTGCTATACGTTGCAACAGTTGAGTTATTGTATCCAACTTTTCCATGCGCTCCCTATGCCTCTCCTGTTTCTCCTCTTGGGCTTTAGCGAAAGCCTCCAGCATTTTTTCCTGCAATAGGTGACTTCTGCTTCCTCCTTTATTTTTCGTTGGCTTAGGCGAGGGTGATTGTGATGGAGTCACAGATCCTGACGATGGCGTACTTTTTGAATCGTTTGATTTCGAAGACGTAATTTTAGTTTTCATCGAAGTGGTATCCATTTGCAATTCAGGTTCAATAGAGTCATCGATAGCCACGATTTCTTCGAATTCCGCATCGAACGGAGTGCTCGCAAAAGTGCTTCCTGAGGTCCGATTATTAGCTTTTGCAATTTGGCGTCTTCTCGAAACAGTTTTATAGCGATTCTCAACTTGTTTTGAACTGAACGACACACCACACTGCTCGAAAAGCTGGTCACGAATAAACTCCCACAtctttttcttatttttgaaaTCCTTTAGAGGACCAACATTATCTAAATTCTCCTTGTAAAGAGTTAGCATCATCTTCGTTTGCCCGTCTGACCACTCATGAGCTGTAGCCGATGGGGTGCTTTCAGGAGTGGTTTCTTGGAAATCTGTTGAACCGGGTGTGCTTGGAGTTTTTGCAGCTATTTCAAGCGGGAAACCATAAAACTCCGCTACCAGACAATATCTAACTTTCACTGTTTCGTCCactaaaataaacataaatgtGTAACTTTAatacgaaaaatatttcaatatacgCACCATAtttgtttctcaaaaaatatattcctCTTCGTACAGAAGACAATTATTTTCATCAACCATTGGAGCATAGTCCTCGAGAGATATGTCTTTTGCCATTGCACAAACCTACTACAAAAACTATTCGAAACACAAATGAGTCTAAAATTTCCAAACATCAAAAGCAGACCAACTACAAAAGCAACGGTCGTTTTGTTTATTCTTGATGAATGACATTTGTTTTGGTTGTCGCCTTCACTAACACCATCATACGCTGTCAAAATATTGCACCGAAACCGTTCTATTTTCCGGTGTCAATTGTTACACTCGCGCGGTGCACCGTCGGGAATAATCGAAAACGACATTACAAACTTCACCGTTGTCTCGCACCGTTCGCGACGCCAGACTCGACGAACGGATTGTCATCGCCATCGGCTCATTCATAATATGGATCTTCGTCGATTCTTGTG
The genomic region above belongs to Aedes aegypti strain LVP_AGWG unplaced genomic scaffold, AaegL5.0 Primary Assembly AGWG_AaegL5_hic_scaff_1036_PBJ_arrow, whole genome shotgun sequence and contains:
- the LOC110680203 gene encoding putative nuclease HARBI1 — protein: MSTIDRYNDEEFRNNFRLTRSTAELLICKFENSVFYKEAEGRGRSSLCAKKQMLSFLWFCANKNSYREICNLFDMSESTFFRHTESILDFFHDISREYIKMPMTDAEKANVANEFEKLAGFKNVIGCIDGSYINVRKPANKIRSTYINRHELVSLTLQGICDADKRFLDVFLGPPSKIHDSRIFSMSPISQKLPTICQQSYHILGDAAYPIREHLLTPFRDYGNLSNRQKKYNKRHCQTRVKIENCFQLLKQRFRQLMRLDFFTVKKMCKFIMACCVLHNICIDQNDLFLTTNEENNEDVDNSQDNVRINNYQECNTRDNILKRLGEMKRNTIVNTFT